Genomic window (Gadus macrocephalus chromosome 13, ASM3116895v1):
ggaacacagggagagagagacagacagagagagacaaacagagagaaaaagacagagacagacagagagaaaaagagacagacagagagacagacagagagagacaaacagagagacagaccgagagagagagggaccatTGATGGACAGCAGTGTGGTGATGTTCCTCCACTGTGGGAAGCAGATGGTGTGTCATGAGGTCCCGGAGCTGTGCCCCCTCTGCGAGGAGCCCATCCTGGGGTCCcggctggaggaggcccccgtcagCCTGCCCTCGCCCTTCTGCAACGGACACACCACCTCCTGCTGCTTCCTGCTGGCCCCCGCACTGGATGCATACAGgtaacagccacacacacgcacacacacacacaaccacacacaaacaggtaacactctcataaacacacacacacacacacacactaacaggtaacactcattcacacacacacacacatacacacacacacaggtaacactcattcacacacacacgcacacacacacacacaaccacacacacacacacacacacacacacacaggtaacactctcataaacacacacacacacacacacacacacacacacacaggtaacactcattcacacacacacacacacacacacacacacacacacacacacacacacacacacacacacacacacatgtgtttaGGCAGCCTGTGTTTTAAGTGCCTTTGGTTTAAAGTTAATTATGTGTTTAAGGGGTTTGTATTTAAGGGGTCTGTGTTTAAGCAGCTGGTGCTTTAAGGGTTATTAATGGTTGTTACAGGTCTTTGTTTTAAGGGTGATTTATCTGTTTAAGGGCCTTTGATGAAAAGTCAGAACTCCACACTGGAATCTCCAATTCTAAAGGTcagagtgagtttgtgtgtttgtgtgtgtgcatgcgtgcgtgcgtgcgtgcgtgttgtctTTGTGTACACTACGAAAGGGTTGCGGTATATTTGAGTTAATTTCAAATGGATCAGACctaataaaaaaatagaatgtatttatttgaatatataaatgtgtataaaatatataaaaatgtatttatgaatgtgtgtattaacattATTACGTGTGTAGCTACGTGTATTAACTGCATTAGTGTGCACCTCTGACTGTGCAGTGATATGTGTTAATGTATAACTACACCCACCTGGGCGTGTTGTAGGGGTGGTGTATAACTACACCCACCTGGGCGTGTTGTAGGGGTGGTGTATAACTACACCCTCCTGGGCGTGTTGTAGGGGTGGTGTATAACTACACCCACCTGGGCGTGTTGTAGGGGTGGTGTATAACTACACCCTCCTGGGCGTGTTGTAGGGGTGGTGTATAACTACACCCACCTGGGCGTGTTGTAGGGGTGGTGTATAACTACACCCTCCTGGGCGTGTGTTAATGTAGGGGTGGTGTATAACTACACCCTCCtgggtgtgtgttaatgtaggGGTGGTGTATAACTACACCCTCCTGGGCGTGTGTTAATGTAGGGGTGGTGTATAACTACACCCACCTGGGCGTGTTGTAGGGGTGGTGTATATCTACACCCACCTGGGCGTGTGTTAATGTAGGGGTGGTGTATAACTACACCCACCTGGGCGTGTTGTAGGGGTGGTGTATAACTACACCCACCTGGGCGTGGTGAAGGATGAGACCGGCTGGGAGACGTGTATTcgggtggtgctggtgcagcACGACTCCTACAGCCTGAGAGACCAGTGGGACAAATACCTGGAGAGCTACTCTGGAGGAGCCCTGTGGGACACCAACTGGACCAGGtagtactactgcagtactataTATACTACTACAGCACTAGTACTAGAGCTACTCTGGAGGAGCCCTGTGGGACACCAACTGGACCAGGtagtactactgcagtactatatatactactacagtactagtACTAGAGCTACTCTGGAGGAGCCCTGTGGGACACCAACTGGACCAGGtagtactactgcagtactatatatactactacagtactagtACTAGAGCTACTCTGGAGGAGCCCTGTGGGACACCAACTGGACCAGGtagtactactgcagtactactgcagtactactgcagtactataTATACTACTACAGCACTAGTACTAGAGCTACTCTGGAGGAGCCCTGTGGGACACCAACTGGACCAGGtagtactactgcagtactatatatactactacagtactagtACTAGAGCTACTCTGGAGGAGCCCTGTGGGACACCAACTGGACCAGGtagtactactgcagtactataTATACTACTACAGCACTAGTACTAGAGCTACTCTGGAGGAGCCCTGTGGGACACCAACTGGACCAGGtagtactactgcagtactactgcagtactatatatactactacagtactagtACTAGAGCTACTCTGGAGGAGCCCTGTGGGACACCAACTGGACCAGGtagtactactgcagtactataTATACTACTACAGCACTAGTACTAGAGCTACTCTG
Coding sequences:
- the mkrn2os.2 gene encoding MKRN2 opposite strand protein, with the translated sequence MDSSVVMFLHCGKQMVCHEVPELCPLCEEPILGSRLEEAPVSLPSPFCNGHTTSCCFLLAPALDAYRAFDEKSELHTGISNSKGVVYNYTHLGVVKDETGWETCIRVVLVQHDSYSLRDQWDKYLESYSGGALWDTNWTRFDAVTHNCYTYCLGFINRVLEVEGRGPLTPEQFTERYVLPRTTRAHRFNGLLQVLKKKPYYLLERQTGSERSSLAGSDTVSQVKSETGK